A genomic region of Methanobacterium sp. Maddingley MBC34 contains the following coding sequences:
- a CDS encoding putative ATPase with chaperone activity (PFAM: Magnesium chelatase, subunit ChlI): MVTEYYHDTRMQKLFQVLEEPKSLDEIDLSIGFMQNLILKIINTYGNIKVQQINEITGLHIDLLEQCLKPMEKDDLVVQTGGGFLFASVEYTIKKQGHLKAAQQMEENPYIGMAPVTYDEYFKIMGVQLQGRYPLKIPHEVVERAFHDVVGMAYPKKVLTEAAIGGKGFFIYGPPGTGKTFLTSKMSEILPPILIPRYIEFSGNIIQLLDPDFHRMRPEQPGDPRWVKIYAPFVFTGSELSTEKMETLYDPNKGVYETSPIIKANGGVLLLDDLGRQKEDPNVLLNRMIVPLENKKDVIYVKGAPVIVHTHFIPALSTNLEITIVDEAHLRRAPLHVYLEVPSSDEIVEVFKRNLDFLKEDYDEDVLDRFRKVYIPQLEGGESLKPTFAHARDIAQIAQAIRIRREEEKMTVEILEEALNQHILVSMQRKYTPELFERIITQGTKPR, translated from the coding sequence ATGGTAACAGAATATTATCATGATACTAGGATGCAAAAACTCTTCCAGGTACTGGAGGAACCTAAATCACTTGATGAAATAGATCTATCCATTGGATTCATGCAGAACCTGATCCTGAAGATCATCAACACCTATGGAAATATAAAAGTACAGCAGATAAACGAAATCACAGGACTTCACATTGACCTGCTGGAGCAATGCCTGAAACCAATGGAAAAGGATGATCTGGTGGTACAGACCGGTGGTGGGTTCCTTTTTGCAAGTGTTGAGTATACCATAAAAAAACAGGGCCACCTGAAAGCAGCCCAGCAAATGGAGGAGAACCCCTACATTGGAATGGCACCGGTGACTTATGATGAGTACTTCAAGATCATGGGGGTCCAGCTCCAGGGACGCTACCCCCTCAAAATACCCCACGAGGTAGTGGAAAGGGCCTTCCATGATGTGGTGGGAATGGCCTACCCCAAAAAGGTCCTCACCGAAGCTGCCATTGGAGGTAAAGGATTCTTCATCTACGGACCACCCGGAACTGGTAAAACATTCCTCACCAGTAAAATGTCGGAGATATTACCACCTATATTAATACCACGCTACATTGAGTTCAGTGGTAACATAATACAGCTACTAGACCCGGATTTCCACCGTATGCGACCGGAACAACCCGGAGACCCCCGCTGGGTGAAGATATACGCACCATTCGTATTCACAGGTTCAGAACTAAGCACGGAAAAGATGGAAACACTCTATGACCCCAACAAGGGAGTCTATGAAACATCACCCATCATAAAGGCCAATGGAGGAGTACTACTCCTGGACGACCTGGGAAGGCAGAAGGAAGACCCCAACGTACTCCTGAACAGGATGATCGTACCATTGGAAAACAAGAAGGATGTGATTTATGTCAAGGGTGCACCGGTAATTGTGCACACCCACTTCATACCTGCCCTGTCCACCAACCTGGAAATAACCATAGTTGATGAAGCCCACCTTCGCCGAGCACCTTTACATGTCTACCTGGAAGTTCCCAGTTCTGATGAGATCGTGGAGGTTTTCAAACGTAACCTGGACTTCTTAAAGGAAGACTATGATGAAGATGTTCTGGATCGCTTCCGAAAAGTTTACATTCCCCAGTTGGAGGGAGGGGAAAGCTTAAAACCCACCTTTGCCCATGCACGTGATATTGCCCAGATAGCCCAGGCCATACGTATCAGGAGGGAAGAAGAAAAAATGACAGTGGAAATACTGGAGGAAGCATTGAACCAGCATATCCTGGTGTCCATGCAGCGTAAATACACTCCAGAACTGTTTGAAAGAATCATAACCCAGGGAACCAAACCACGTTAA
- a CDS encoding hypothetical protein (PFAM: Uncharacterized ArCR, COG1810) has product MKLYIISSGKYGSRIVNSLAEQGLASSMVGLEEIPDDLPEFIDDFEQYVPKSIPTADLILAVGLYGDVNMVVPIIARKSGAKSVIIPIHDPTQVPPGLQREIEESAPEVKIVFPKPFCSLEPVGDTYIDKFAREFGKPKMEIDADGLIKKVKVLRTAPCGSTHYIAQNIEGIPSEEAELEAGNKLHNYPCNASMTTDPVVGDTMLHLAGYQVKEAVRRALGFAMKSAVVDHETCEADECQHECIKHCPQVQIGLDTVTLNENEQAVIDPASCGCCEICIQECPYGSIEMEEKKFIVE; this is encoded by the coding sequence ATGAAACTTTACATCATAAGTTCAGGGAAGTATGGCAGTCGCATTGTTAACAGTCTGGCAGAACAGGGACTGGCCAGTAGCATGGTGGGGTTAGAAGAAATTCCGGATGACCTTCCGGAGTTCATTGATGACTTTGAACAATACGTACCCAAATCCATTCCCACTGCGGATCTCATCCTGGCAGTGGGACTCTACGGTGATGTTAACATGGTCGTACCCATCATCGCCCGTAAAAGCGGTGCCAAATCAGTGATCATACCCATCCACGACCCGACACAGGTACCACCGGGTCTGCAACGGGAAATTGAAGAATCTGCCCCTGAAGTTAAGATCGTATTCCCCAAACCATTCTGTTCCCTGGAACCAGTTGGAGATACCTACATTGACAAATTCGCCCGCGAGTTCGGTAAACCAAAAATGGAAATAGATGCAGATGGCCTTATCAAGAAGGTGAAGGTTCTCAGAACTGCTCCCTGTGGCAGCACCCATTACATTGCCCAGAACATTGAAGGTATACCCAGTGAAGAAGCAGAACTGGAAGCAGGTAACAAATTACACAACTATCCCTGCAATGCCAGTATGACCACTGATCCAGTGGTGGGAGACACCATGCTCCACCTGGCAGGATACCAGGTTAAAGAAGCAGTCCGCAGGGCCCTGGGCTTTGCAATGAAATCAGCAGTGGTGGATCATGAAACCTGTGAAGCAGATGAATGCCAGCACGAGTGTATTAAACACTGCCCACAGGTACAGATCGGACTGGACACAGTCACCTTAAATGAGAATGAACAGGCAGTAATTGACCCGGCCAGCTGTGGCTGCTGTGAAATATGCATACAGGAATGTCCCTATGGATCCATAGAAATGGAAGAAAAGAAATTCATAGTGGAGTAA
- a CDS encoding precorrin-4 C11-methyltransferase (PFAM: Tetrapyrrole (Corrin/Porphyrin) Methylases~TIGRFAM: precorrin-4 C11-methyltransferase) — translation MQGKVIFIGAGPGDPELLTIKGARVIAEADVIIYAGSLVNPEVLSGAKEGADIYNSAQMNLDEIVQMMEKASNEGKLVARVHTGDPAIYGAIAEQIQYLKAKNISYKVIPGVSSLFASAAALEAELTQPEVSQTVIITRPSGRTPKPEREAIFRLAEHQATMCIFLGVHMIGKVVSELLTFYDPGTPVAVVQKASWEDEKIVRGTLEDIVDQVQDAGITKTALIVVGDVLGTGAVTPSKLYDAHFTHEYRKGEGE, via the coding sequence ATGCAAGGTAAAGTAATTTTCATAGGAGCAGGACCCGGAGACCCGGAACTACTAACCATCAAAGGTGCCAGAGTCATTGCTGAGGCAGATGTGATCATCTACGCCGGGTCCCTGGTAAACCCCGAGGTCTTATCTGGAGCCAAAGAAGGTGCAGACATCTACAACAGTGCCCAGATGAACCTGGATGAAATCGTCCAAATGATGGAGAAAGCTTCCAATGAAGGGAAGCTGGTTGCCCGGGTGCACACAGGTGACCCGGCTATCTACGGTGCCATTGCTGAACAGATACAGTACCTTAAAGCTAAAAACATTTCATATAAGGTCATCCCTGGTGTGAGCTCACTGTTTGCATCTGCAGCAGCCTTAGAAGCAGAATTAACTCAACCTGAGGTTTCCCAGACTGTTATAATCACGCGTCCTTCTGGCCGCACACCAAAACCAGAAAGGGAGGCTATTTTCCGCCTGGCAGAACACCAGGCCACCATGTGCATATTCCTGGGAGTGCATATGATCGGTAAAGTAGTATCAGAACTTCTGACCTTTTACGACCCGGGGACTCCGGTGGCAGTGGTGCAGAAGGCCAGTTGGGAAGATGAAAAAATAGTCAGAGGAACACTGGAGGACATAGTCGACCAGGTGCAGGATGCAGGAATCACCAAGACCGCTCTTATTGTAGTGGGGGATGTGCTTGGTACAGGTGCAGTGACTCCATCCAAACTATATGATGCCCACTTCACACATGAGTACAGGAAGGGTGAAGGAGAATAG
- a CDS encoding hypothetical protein (PFAM: Uncharacterized ArCR, COG1810): protein MKIYLLISGKYGSRVVNNLVEHGMASNIVGMEEFPQDLPEFIEDFTSYIPQNLPPADLVIAVGLSGDINMIVPHVAHETGAKSAIIPVYDPQQMPPGLQKEITESAPHVRIVFPKPFCSLEPVGDAPIDEFAIRFGKPVLFIKSDRYIKKVEVLRGAPCGSTDYIAKGLWSTPVEEAEFNATGKLHNYPCNASTDTDPAVGDTSMHLASYQIKEAVKRGLGFARKTAVVNMEACDTKNCQEECIKSCPQVLIGLDTITLNQDQKAVIDPATCGYCEICIKECPLDAIEIKSGRFELGDD from the coding sequence ATGAAAATTTACCTTCTAATTTCAGGTAAGTACGGTAGCAGGGTGGTTAACAATCTGGTTGAACACGGAATGGCCAGTAACATAGTGGGAATGGAAGAATTCCCCCAGGATCTACCGGAGTTCATTGAGGATTTCACCAGTTACATCCCCCAAAATTTACCCCCAGCAGATCTCGTAATTGCAGTGGGACTATCCGGGGATATTAACATGATCGTACCCCATGTAGCCCATGAAACTGGTGCAAAATCCGCTATAATACCGGTGTACGATCCCCAGCAGATGCCCCCAGGACTGCAGAAGGAGATCACAGAATCCGCCCCTCATGTCCGGATCGTTTTCCCCAAACCATTCTGTTCCCTAGAACCGGTTGGTGACGCCCCCATAGACGAGTTCGCCATCAGGTTCGGTAAACCAGTCCTATTTATCAAGTCCGATAGATATATTAAAAAGGTTGAAGTTTTAAGGGGTGCACCCTGTGGATCCACAGATTACATTGCCAAAGGACTGTGGAGCACGCCAGTGGAGGAAGCAGAATTCAATGCCACAGGAAAACTCCACAACTATCCCTGTAATGCCAGCACTGACACTGACCCGGCAGTGGGTGACACCAGCATGCACCTGGCCAGCTATCAGATAAAAGAGGCAGTTAAAAGAGGGCTGGGGTTTGCCAGAAAAACAGCAGTGGTGAACATGGAAGCCTGTGATACCAAAAACTGTCAGGAAGAATGCATTAAAAGCTGCCCCCAGGTACTAATCGGACTGGACACCATAACCCTCAACCAGGATCAGAAGGCAGTAATTGACCCAGCCACCTGCGGATACTGTGAAATATGCATAAAAGAATGCCCACTGGATGCCATTGAAATAAAAAGTGGACGGTTTGAACTGGGGGATGATTAA
- a CDS encoding putative hydrolase of the metallo-beta-lactamase superfamily (PFAM: Metallo-beta-lactamase superfamily; RNA-metabolising metallo-beta-lactamase~TIGRFAM: conserved hypothetical protein) → MSVEVIAVGGYEEVGKNMSAVKVGDDVVIFDMGINLDRIHIHEDTDIARMHSLDLIERGVIPDDTLMKDVDGKVRAIVFSHGHLDHIGAVAKLAHRYDAPLIGTPYTLALVENSIKQERKFEVTNPLQVLNSGEKMQLSPDITLEFVHTTHSIPQAVHPVLHTSEGIIVYANDYKFDNHMMLSPPPDYERLRQLGRQGVLALIVETTRMTETKQEKTHSEKVARIVLEDIMKDMLPSNEGLLVTTFSSHIERIQAICNIAQESNRKILLLGRSMERFGSIAEKMGILNLPAGASLFGSPKSVNRALARAEENRSDYILVTTGHQGEPDALLPRIASGRTHFNVAPGDNVVISAPIIPNPTNAANRNLMERRLKGNGARIFTNAHVSGHAGREDHRDFIRMLQPEHIIPSHGDLEMLAAYTELAEEEGYKMGNDIHVLRNGQAQVFNGGL, encoded by the coding sequence ATGAGTGTGGAAGTTATCGCCGTAGGCGGATATGAAGAAGTGGGCAAAAACATGTCTGCAGTTAAAGTGGGGGATGATGTGGTTATATTTGATATGGGAATCAACCTGGACAGGATCCACATCCACGAAGACACTGACATTGCCCGTATGCACAGTCTGGATCTGATTGAAAGGGGAGTCATACCTGACGATACTCTGATGAAGGATGTGGATGGAAAGGTTCGTGCCATTGTATTCAGTCACGGACACCTGGACCACATTGGAGCAGTGGCCAAATTGGCCCACCGTTACGACGCACCCCTCATTGGAACACCCTACACCCTGGCACTGGTGGAAAACAGTATAAAACAGGAACGAAAATTTGAGGTTACCAATCCTTTGCAGGTGTTAAACTCTGGAGAAAAGATGCAGCTTTCCCCGGACATCACCCTGGAATTTGTACACACCACACACAGTATACCCCAGGCAGTCCACCCGGTACTGCACACATCCGAAGGAATCATTGTCTATGCCAATGATTACAAATTCGACAACCATATGATGCTCAGCCCACCCCCGGACTATGAACGGTTACGGCAACTGGGAAGGCAGGGAGTCCTGGCATTAATTGTGGAAACCACCAGGATGACCGAGACCAAACAGGAAAAAACCCACTCTGAGAAAGTGGCCAGAATAGTCCTGGAGGACATAATGAAGGATATGCTCCCTTCCAATGAAGGATTACTGGTCACCACATTCAGCAGTCACATTGAGCGTATCCAGGCTATATGTAACATCGCCCAGGAAAGTAACCGTAAAATCCTCCTCCTGGGACGGTCAATGGAACGCTTCGGAAGTATAGCTGAGAAAATGGGAATTTTAAACCTACCTGCCGGTGCAAGTCTCTTCGGAAGCCCTAAATCAGTTAACCGGGCACTGGCCCGTGCTGAGGAGAACCGCTCTGATTACATACTGGTAACCACCGGGCACCAGGGAGAACCCGATGCCTTACTGCCCAGAATAGCCAGTGGAAGAACCCACTTCAACGTAGCCCCAGGAGACAACGTGGTTATCAGCGCACCAATCATACCCAACCCCACCAACGCCGCCAACCGAAACCTTATGGAACGACGTTTAAAAGGTAACGGGGCACGAATCTTTACTAATGCCCACGTATCCGGACACGCAGGCAGGGAAGACCACCGTGACTTCATACGCATGCTCCAACCCGAGCATATCATACCATCCCATGGTGACTTGGAAATGCTGGCCGCCTACACAGAACTAGCCGAGGAAGAGGGATACAAGATGGGTAATGATATTCACGTACTTAGAAATGGACAGGCACAGGTTTTCAACGGAGGACTTTAA
- a CDS encoding geranylgeranyl pyrophosphate synthase (PFAM: Polyprenyl synthetase) encodes METKLEVTEILKRYSADIDQEITRALGTVDPETLQQASEHLVKAGGKKLRPSLVVLSAEAVGGEVESALKTGAAVELIHTFSLIHDDIMDQDEKRRGKPSVHVLWGEPMAILAGDTLFSKAFASVMKSEEDGVTPELILPALHTVVDSCVKICEGQALDMGFAERTDVREEEYLTMIYKKTAALIAAATKAGAILGGGTPEQVEALSEYGRLIGMAFQIQDDYLDVASSEEDLGKPVGSDIVEGKMTLLVVHALSQASPEDRERLLTILKEEGDENVSEAMDIMEKYGSIQYAWKVAQEDVNNAKELLVNVLDDSPSRDALIMIADFVLERSH; translated from the coding sequence ATGGAAACAAAACTGGAAGTAACCGAGATTCTCAAAAGATACTCTGCAGACATAGATCAGGAGATAACCAGGGCACTGGGAACAGTGGACCCCGAAACACTCCAACAGGCATCAGAACATCTGGTTAAAGCCGGTGGGAAAAAACTCAGACCATCACTGGTGGTCTTAAGTGCAGAAGCAGTGGGTGGTGAAGTTGAATCCGCCCTGAAAACAGGAGCTGCAGTGGAACTTATCCACACCTTCAGTTTGATCCATGATGACATCATGGATCAGGATGAGAAAAGAAGGGGAAAACCCTCGGTACATGTACTGTGGGGAGAACCCATGGCCATCCTGGCCGGGGACACCCTCTTTTCCAAGGCATTTGCCTCGGTAATGAAGAGTGAAGAAGATGGAGTGACACCGGAACTGATACTACCCGCCCTTCACACTGTAGTGGATAGCTGTGTTAAGATCTGTGAAGGCCAGGCACTGGACATGGGATTTGCCGAACGCACAGATGTCAGGGAAGAAGAATACCTGACCATGATCTACAAGAAAACCGCAGCACTCATTGCAGCCGCCACCAAAGCAGGAGCAATACTCGGCGGAGGAACACCAGAACAGGTGGAAGCCCTCTCAGAGTACGGTCGTTTGATTGGTATGGCCTTCCAGATACAGGATGACTACCTGGATGTGGCTAGCTCTGAAGAAGACCTGGGAAAACCAGTGGGCAGTGACATAGTAGAGGGTAAAATGACCCTACTGGTGGTGCACGCCCTGAGCCAGGCCAGCCCTGAAGATAGGGAAAGACTACTTACCATCCTTAAAGAAGAGGGTGATGAGAATGTTTCTGAAGCAATGGATATCATGGAAAAGTATGGATCCATACAATACGCCTGGAAAGTAGCTCAGGAAGATGTTAACAATGCAAAAGAGTTGCTGGTAAATGTTTTAGATGACAGCCCATCACGGGACGCACTTATTATGATAGCGGACTTTGTACTGGAACGCAGTCACTAA
- a CDS encoding glutamyl-tRNA synthetase, archaeal and eukaryotic family (PFAM: tRNA synthetases class I (E and Q), catalytic domain; tRNA synthetases class I (E and Q), anti-codon binding domain~TIGRFAM: glutamyl-tRNA synthetase, archaeal and eukaryotic family), with protein sequence MDKLEEIIRKYTLINAAKHGGQAQPGAVIGMIMSKHPEYRKDAGQVSKTAAQIVGTINNMPLDAQSKELEELGGYQEKKVEKVKGLVDLPQVEKDVVLRFAPNPSGPLHIGHARAAVLNQEYRKRYGGKLILRVEDTDPRRVDPSAYQMIPEDLAWMGVKWDEQIIQSDRMEIYYEHALKLIERGGAYMCTCPGDVFKELKDSSKSCPHRDAPVEDNLALWEKMPETGEGEMVLRVKTDIKHKNPAIRDWVAMRVVNDAHPRMGSKYKVYPMMNFSVAVDDHLMGVTHVLRGKDHLANSEKQEYLYHHMDWEVPQFIHYGRLKMDDVSLSTSQAKKGIEDGVYSGWDDPRLGTIRAIARRGIQAAAIKELMMEIGVKIADSTVTWKKIYGLNRTFLEEKANRYFMVETPHPVEIKGVPAKLLGTVERPLHPDHLDRGMRSLEFDGKVYLDEKDIPAQADQVIRLMDAVNITFQDGQAQYHSEGIDEARDSKARIVQWVPMKGAVETEMVMPDASLVAGFAESTLKGVKEGEVVQLERIGFARLDQKEDGKFRFYYAHK encoded by the coding sequence ATGGATAAACTGGAAGAAATCATTCGAAAGTACACTCTTATCAACGCAGCTAAACACGGAGGCCAGGCCCAGCCCGGAGCAGTTATAGGGATGATAATGAGCAAACACCCTGAATACCGTAAAGATGCAGGGCAGGTTTCCAAAACAGCAGCTCAAATCGTTGGAACCATTAACAATATGCCTTTAGATGCTCAGAGCAAGGAACTGGAAGAATTAGGGGGTTACCAGGAGAAAAAAGTGGAGAAGGTCAAGGGATTAGTGGACCTGCCCCAAGTGGAGAAAGATGTGGTGCTACGTTTTGCACCAAATCCATCTGGACCCCTCCATATAGGACATGCACGGGCAGCAGTTTTAAACCAGGAATACAGAAAACGATACGGGGGTAAGCTAATCCTGAGGGTTGAGGACACAGACCCTCGCAGGGTTGACCCTTCTGCTTACCAGATGATACCGGAAGACCTGGCCTGGATGGGTGTTAAGTGGGATGAACAGATCATCCAGTCCGACAGGATGGAGATCTACTATGAGCATGCTCTTAAACTCATTGAAAGAGGCGGAGCCTACATGTGCACCTGCCCGGGAGACGTGTTCAAGGAGCTTAAAGATTCTTCTAAAAGTTGCCCCCACCGTGACGCTCCAGTTGAAGATAACCTTGCACTCTGGGAGAAAATGCCTGAAACAGGTGAAGGAGAAATGGTTCTCCGTGTTAAAACTGATATAAAACATAAAAATCCAGCAATACGTGACTGGGTGGCCATGAGAGTAGTGAATGATGCACACCCTCGTATGGGTTCTAAATATAAGGTTTATCCCATGATGAACTTCTCAGTGGCAGTGGACGACCACCTCATGGGTGTGACTCATGTACTTCGTGGTAAGGACCACCTGGCCAACAGTGAAAAACAGGAATACCTCTACCACCACATGGACTGGGAAGTACCCCAGTTCATCCACTACGGAAGGCTTAAAATGGATGACGTTAGTCTGTCCACATCCCAGGCAAAAAAGGGAATAGAAGACGGTGTTTACAGTGGCTGGGACGACCCCCGCCTGGGCACTATCCGTGCCATTGCCCGGAGGGGTATACAGGCTGCAGCTATAAAAGAGTTAATGATGGAAATAGGGGTGAAAATAGCAGACTCCACCGTAACCTGGAAGAAGATCTACGGATTGAACCGTACTTTCCTGGAAGAAAAAGCAAACCGCTACTTCATGGTGGAAACCCCACATCCAGTTGAAATTAAGGGAGTGCCAGCGAAACTACTGGGAACCGTGGAAAGACCATTACACCCTGACCACCTGGACAGGGGAATGCGTAGCCTGGAATTTGATGGAAAAGTCTACCTGGATGAGAAGGACATACCCGCACAGGCAGATCAGGTGATAAGGTTAATGGATGCTGTGAACATTACCTTCCAGGATGGTCAGGCACAGTACCATAGTGAAGGAATTGATGAAGCCCGAGACTCAAAGGCCAGGATAGTGCAATGGGTGCCCATGAAAGGTGCAGTTGAAACTGAAATGGTAATGCCTGATGCATCACTTGTTGCAGGATTTGCAGAGTCAACCCTGAAAGGTGTAAAAGAAGGTGAAGTGGTACAGTTAGAAAGGATTGGATTCGCCCGACTGGACCAGAAAGAAGATGGGAAGTTCAGGTTCTACTACGCCCATAAATAA
- a CDS encoding glycosyl transferase (PFAM: Glycosyl transferase family 2): MLTPQFKVSEYKQELNILLSQYKITKALGGVLIKITAIIPAYNEEKTIGSVVLGTRQHVLRVIVVDDGSQDRTAEIAKLAGAKVMVHPQNQGKGAALKTGFKAAKDADIIVTLDSDGQHEPQEIPRLLEPILNDEADVVNGSRYLNGNGKETPAYRRVGQNVLDTATNISGKMDVTDSQSGFRAFAGHTIPIFRFHSTDYTIESEMLIEASKAGLRIQEVEISATYGEDSHHKKNPLSHGVSVLVQILQDMEFNRPLYYFTIPGLILMIVGILLGLKFFGEYLGGQMTTLFPTTLAALITILGTFIAFTGLILHSVSRMIWRAMGK, encoded by the coding sequence ATGTTAACGCCACAATTTAAGGTCAGTGAATATAAACAAGAATTAAATATATTGTTATCACAATACAAGATTACTAAGGCATTAGGAGGAGTATTAATAAAAATCACAGCCATCATACCCGCTTACAATGAAGAAAAAACCATAGGCAGCGTGGTGCTGGGAACACGCCAACATGTACTACGGGTTATCGTTGTGGATGATGGGAGCCAGGACAGAACTGCTGAGATAGCCAAGTTAGCAGGAGCTAAAGTGATGGTCCACCCCCAGAATCAGGGAAAGGGGGCAGCACTCAAGACTGGTTTCAAGGCAGCTAAAGATGCTGATATCATAGTCACCCTGGACTCTGATGGCCAACACGAACCCCAGGAAATACCCCGACTTTTAGAACCTATACTCAATGATGAGGCTGATGTGGTAAATGGTAGTCGCTACTTAAACGGTAATGGGAAGGAAACCCCTGCTTACCGACGTGTGGGGCAGAATGTGCTGGACACTGCCACTAACATCAGTGGAAAAATGGATGTAACTGACAGCCAGAGTGGTTTCCGGGCCTTCGCCGGTCATACCATACCAATATTCCGATTCCACAGTACTGATTACACCATTGAAAGTGAAATGCTCATTGAAGCTTCTAAGGCAGGTTTGAGAATTCAAGAAGTGGAAATATCCGCCACTTATGGGGAAGATTCTCACCATAAGAAGAATCCATTAAGCCACGGAGTGAGTGTGCTTGTGCAAATCTTGCAGGACATGGAATTCAACCGTCCATTATACTATTTCACCATTCCGGGACTTATTCTAATGATAGTAGGAATATTACTGGGTCTGAAATTCTTTGGCGAGTATTTGGGGGGCCAGATGACTACATTATTCCCCACCACCCTGGCAGCGCTAATCACTATTTTAGGAACCTTCATTGCCTTCACCGGACTGATCTTACACAGTGTATCCCGGATGATATGGAGAGCAATGGGGAAATAG
- a CDS encoding adenylosuccinate synthase (PFAM: Adenylosuccinate synthetase~TIGRFAM: adenylosuccinate synthase), whose protein sequence is MTCNILVGGGWGDEGKGKCITYLCYQDKPEIIARAGVGPNAGHSVEFNGEKYGLRMIPSGFVHTGARLLIGAGVLVDPAVFHHELDYLNKYKVKERTFADYRCAIIEEEHKEQDKGSDHLYKKIGSTGTGCGPANRDRALRTIKLASDIESMDGFTTDVPLEVNTALDEGRDVFIEGSQGFGLSLYYGTYPYVTSKDTTASSAAADIGVGPTRIDDVIVVFKSYITRVGEGPFPSEITQDAAEEMDIEEYGTVTGRRRRVGLFDMDLARESCMINGATQIALTCVDRLYPSCERVTEYSDLSGEVKKFVQEIQDETKVPVTIISTGPDLTDTIDLRDELM, encoded by the coding sequence ATGACATGCAACATTTTAGTAGGTGGAGGTTGGGGTGATGAAGGTAAGGGTAAGTGTATTACCTACCTTTGTTACCAGGACAAACCGGAGATTATTGCCCGGGCCGGAGTAGGGCCTAATGCAGGCCATTCGGTGGAATTTAACGGAGAAAAATATGGGCTGAGGATGATCCCATCAGGATTTGTCCACACTGGAGCAAGACTCCTCATAGGGGCAGGTGTACTGGTTGACCCTGCGGTCTTCCACCACGAACTGGACTACCTCAACAAATATAAAGTTAAAGAACGCACCTTCGCTGATTATCGCTGTGCCATAATTGAAGAAGAACACAAAGAACAGGATAAAGGCTCAGACCACCTGTACAAAAAGATTGGAAGTACTGGGACTGGCTGCGGACCAGCCAACCGTGACCGGGCGCTGCGAACCATTAAACTGGCTAGTGACATTGAATCCATGGATGGCTTCACCACCGATGTGCCACTGGAAGTTAACACTGCCCTGGATGAAGGACGAGATGTTTTCATTGAAGGATCACAAGGATTCGGATTATCACTTTATTACGGAACCTACCCTTACGTAACCAGTAAGGACACCACTGCATCTTCAGCAGCCGCTGATATTGGTGTGGGACCCACTCGTATTGATGATGTTATTGTTGTTTTCAAATCTTACATAACCCGTGTTGGAGAAGGACCATTCCCATCTGAAATCACCCAGGATGCAGCCGAAGAAATGGACATAGAAGAATACGGAACAGTCACCGGCCGCCGGAGAAGAGTAGGACTCTTTGACATGGATCTCGCCCGTGAATCATGCATGATCAACGGAGCAACCCAGATAGCACTAACCTGTGTGGACCGATTATACCCATCCTGCGAACGAGTAACTGAATATTCGGACCTATCAGGAGAAGTCAAAAAATTTGTGCAAGAAATCCAGGACGAAACCAAAGTACCAGTAACCATAATAAGCACAGGACCGGACCTGACTGATACCATTGACCTACGTGATGAATTAATGTAA
- a CDS encoding TIGR04076 family protein (TIGRFAM: TIGR04076 family protein), producing MLEITVHEIRGHCPVYKEGDCMVFRDPEIDMDKTDALCTHALSTILHYTTILEHDWIPLSLGLTKEGDEDHAYLQCVDPGKPYTDGGTVIFRCRKLE from the coding sequence ATGCTGGAGATAACCGTCCATGAAATAAGAGGTCACTGTCCTGTTTACAAAGAGGGTGACTGTATGGTTTTCAGGGATCCAGAAATAGATATGGATAAAACTGATGCCCTCTGTACCCATGCACTATCCACTATCTTGCATTATACCACTATTTTAGAGCATGACTGGATACCACTGAGCTTAGGATTGACTAAAGAAGGTGATGAGGATCATGCTTACCTGCAATGTGTTGATCCAGGAAAACCCTACACCGATGGAGGTACCGTTATCTTCAGATGCAGAAAACTGGAGTAA